The region CCGGGAGGCTACACCGAGCGACCCGGCTTGACGTACACCGTCGCGAGCGGCGGCAGTGTGATCTCGATCGACCACTCCATTCCGTGCCAGGGTTTCTCCTCGGCCACCAGGTCCCGCCGGTCCGGAAGCCCCGTCCCCCCGTAGGCGGCGTGGTCCCCGCTCAGGAGGACCCGGTACGGGCCGGGTGACGGCACGCCGACCCGGTACGAGCGCCGCGTCACCGGCGTGAAGTGCGCCACCACCACGACGAAGTCCTCGGGATTCCGCGCCCGGCGCAGGAACGCGATCACGCTCTGGTCCTCGTCCTGGAAGTCGATCCACCGGAACCCTTCAGGACTGAAGTCCATCTCGTGGAGGGCCGGCTCGGCGGCGAGCGTGCGGTTCAGGTCGCGGACGTAGCGGCGGATCCCTTCGTGCCCCGGATCCTCGTCGAGGAGATGCCAGTCGAGCTGGCGGTCGTGGCTCCACTCCCGCCACTGCCCGAACTCGGCCCCCATGAAGAGGAGCTTCTTTCCGGGGTGGGCGAACATGAACCCGTAGAGCGCGCGCAGGTTCGCGAACCGCTTCGGAACGTCTCCCGGCATCTTCGTGAGGAGCGCGCGCTTTCCGTGCACGACCTCGTCGTGCGAGAAGGGAAGCAGGAAGCGCTCGGTCGACGCGTACCAGATCGAGAACGTGAGCTTCGCCTGGAGCGCCTTCCGGTAGAGCGGATCCGCCGCCATGTATTCGAGCGTGTCGTGCATCCAGCCCATGTTCCACTTGAGGTCGAAGCCGAGACCGCCCGCGCTCGTGGGGCCCGTCACCAGGGGCCAGCTCGTCGACTCCTCGGCGATGGTGAGCGCCCCCGGGAACCGCTCGTGCACGAGATCGTTGAAGCGGCGGAGAAACGCGACCGCTTCGAGGTTCTCCCGCCCGCCGTGCTCGTTGGGGACCCACTCTCCTTCTCCCCGCGAGTAGTCGAGGTAGAGCATGGACGCCACCGCGTCGACACGCAGCCCGTCGATGTGGAACCGGTCGAGCCAGTAGAGCGCGTTCGCGAGGAGGAACCCGGAGACCTGGGGGCGCCCGAAGTTGAAGACGAAGGTGCCCCAGTCCTTGTGGACGCCCTTCCGCGGGTCGGCGTGCTCGTAGAGATGCGTCCCGTCGAAGAACCCGAGCCCGTGCTCGTCTTTCGGGAAGTGCGCGGGCACCCAGTCGAGGATCACGCCGAGCCCTGCCTGGTGCGCCGCGTCCACGAACGCGCGGAAGTCGTCCGGCGTGCCGAACCGCGAGGTGGGCGCGTAGTAGCCGACCGGCTGATAGCCCCACGAGCCGTCGAACGGGTGCTCCGAGACGGGGAGGAGCTCGACGTGCGTGTAGCCCAGGTCGCGGACATAGGGAATCAGCGTGCCGGCCAGCTCGCGCCACGGGAGCCAGCCCTCTTCCCCCTCGCGCGTCCGCTTCCACGATCCGGGATGGACCTCGTAGATCGAGATCGGATGGTCGAGCGACTGGCGCTTCGCGCGAGTCTCCATCCACGCCGCGTCGCCCCACGAGTACCGTCCGTCCTCCCACACGACCGACGCGGTGTCCGGGCGGCGCTGCATCCGGAATCCGAACGGATCGGCCTTGTCCACGCTCGCGCCGCCGAGCCGCGTCACGAGGTGGTACTTGTAGAGCGCGCCCGGCTGGACGCCGGGGACGAACGCCTGCCACACGCCGGTCTCACCCAGCGGTCGCATGGGATTCGCGGCGGAGCTCCATCCGTTGAAGCTCCCCACGACGCTCACGCGCTCGGCGTTCGGGGCCCAGACGCCGAAGTGAACGCCCTCGATCTCGCCGGCGCCCTTCTTCGAACGTACGACCTGAGCGCCCATCTTGCGATAGAGGTCGAAGTGCTTCCCTTCTCCGAAGAGGTGAAGGTCGAAGTCGGTGAGAAGGGACGGACCGCGGGCCTCGGACCGCTCGCCCGCACGCGACGCGCGTGTCATCCGGCGATCAACTGGAGATCGGTGGCGACGTGGTCGGCGATCTCGATCGCCCTGGGGAGATCGGGATGGCGCACGATGACCATGCCGTCCGAGATGAGGGTCTGCTGCCAGTCGCGACGGGGAGCTCCGACGGGAAGGAGATCCACCACGGGGATGTGGGGGCCGTACTCCGAGAGGAGCTTTCCGAGCCCCTCGACGCGCCGGATCCTGCCCTGGCCCTGCGCGCGCTTGAAGATGGACGCGGCGTTGTACTTCCGCTCGATCGGCTGCGAGATCCGCCCGTGGCACACGGCCTCGGCCCAGCCGCGGAAGAGATCGATGTCGCACGAGAAGTTCATCACGTCCACCGTGCGCCCGCCCGCCGGGCGCGCGCCGATCTCGCCGAACACGACCTCGCCGTCCTCCTTGCGGTACCACTCCATGTGCGTGAAGCCGTCCCGGAAGTTCATGGCGCGGAGCACGGCCTCGCCCATGGCGCGTCCTCCGGCGAGCTCGGGCGTGTCGGGATTCCGGAGCGCCATCGTCTGCGGGCTCACCCACTCGAGCTTCTTCGAGAGGAGCGGCCGCGGGCGGTACCAGCAGATGTTGTAGTAGAGGATGCGCCCTCCCGCGCAGACCGTGTCGTAGGTGTACTCCTCGGCGTCCACGAACTCCTCGACGCTCACCTCGGGGACGTGGCGCACCGCCGCGAGCGCCGCCTCGAGCCCTCGCGCGTCGTCGATGCGGTGCGTGTCCGAGGAGCCCGCGCCCGCGATGGGCTTCACGATCGCCGGGTAACCGATCCGCGCGACCGCCTCCCGCACCTCCCGCGCGGTGGCGGCGCGCGCGTGCCAGGGCGTCCGGATCCCCGCGGCGTCGAGCACCCGCTTCATCTCCTCCTTGTCCCGGAAGGGAACGGTCTCCTCGACGGTCATGCCCGGGAGCCCGAGCCTCTCGCGCAGGCGCGCGGCGAGGATCATGAGGGGCTCCCACAGGCACTCGACGCGGTCGATGCGAACGCCCTTGGCGCGTTGCAGGACTTCCTCGATGACCGCGCTCTCGTCGGAGAAACCGCGCACGTGGACGTACGCGGCGAGGTGCTCGCGCGCCATCGGCGGGAGCGCCGACTCGTGCTGGTCCCCCAC is a window of Candidatus Eisenbacteria bacterium DNA encoding:
- the glgB gene encoding 1,4-alpha-glucan branching protein GlgB, which translates into the protein MTRASRAGERSEARGPSLLTDFDLHLFGEGKHFDLYRKMGAQVVRSKKGAGEIEGVHFGVWAPNAERVSVVGSFNGWSSAANPMRPLGETGVWQAFVPGVQPGALYKYHLVTRLGGASVDKADPFGFRMQRRPDTASVVWEDGRYSWGDAAWMETRAKRQSLDHPISIYEVHPGSWKRTREGEEGWLPWRELAGTLIPYVRDLGYTHVELLPVSEHPFDGSWGYQPVGYYAPTSRFGTPDDFRAFVDAAHQAGLGVILDWVPAHFPKDEHGLGFFDGTHLYEHADPRKGVHKDWGTFVFNFGRPQVSGFLLANALYWLDRFHIDGLRVDAVASMLYLDYSRGEGEWVPNEHGGRENLEAVAFLRRFNDLVHERFPGALTIAEESTSWPLVTGPTSAGGLGFDLKWNMGWMHDTLEYMAADPLYRKALQAKLTFSIWYASTERFLLPFSHDEVVHGKRALLTKMPGDVPKRFANLRALYGFMFAHPGKKLLFMGAEFGQWREWSHDRQLDWHLLDEDPGHEGIRRYVRDLNRTLAAEPALHEMDFSPEGFRWIDFQDEDQSVIAFLRRARNPEDFVVVVAHFTPVTRRSYRVGVPSPGPYRVLLSGDHAAYGGTGLPDRRDLVAEEKPWHGMEWSIEITLPPLATVYVKPGRSV
- a CDS encoding ATP-grasp domain-containing protein, yielding MNVLFLSPGYPPEMPFFTRGLSQVGAKVIGVGDQHESALPPMAREHLAAYVHVRGFSDESAVIEEVLQRAKGVRIDRVECLWEPLMILAARLRERLGLPGMTVEETVPFRDKEEMKRVLDAAGIRTPWHARAATAREVREAVARIGYPAIVKPIAGAGSSDTHRIDDARGLEAALAAVRHVPEVSVEEFVDAEEYTYDTVCAGGRILYYNICWYRPRPLLSKKLEWVSPQTMALRNPDTPELAGGRAMGEAVLRAMNFRDGFTHMEWYRKEDGEVVFGEIGARPAGGRTVDVMNFSCDIDLFRGWAEAVCHGRISQPIERKYNAASIFKRAQGQGRIRRVEGLGKLLSEYGPHIPVVDLLPVGAPRRDWQQTLISDGMVIVRHPDLPRAIEIADHVATDLQLIAG